From a single Brassica oleracea var. oleracea cultivar TO1000 chromosome C5, BOL, whole genome shotgun sequence genomic region:
- the LOC106292945 gene encoding upstream activation factor subunit UAF30-like: MAAAFSRVFGGCRTLMAKAATNAAAAAGSGAGKEGKGILKTVPVSQTLANFAGESELSRATAVKKVWEHIKGNNLQNPENRKQIICDDKLKTIFGDKDTVGFTEIAKLLSPHFPKSV, encoded by the exons ATGGCGGCGGCTTTTTCTAGGGTTTTCGGAGGATGCAGGACACTGATGGCAAAGGCGGCGACTAATGCGGCGGCGGCAGCAGGCAGTGGAGCTGGTAAAGAAGGAAAAGGGATTCTCAAGACAGTTCCGGTCTCACAGACGCTGGCTAACTTCGCTGGAGAAAGCGAGCTCTCTCGTGCCACTGCCGTGAAGAAAGTGTGGGAGCATATCAAGGGAAACAACCTCCAG AATCCGGAGAATAGGAAGCAGATCATATGCGACGATAAGTTGAAGACCATCTTCGGTGACAAAGACACAGTTGGATTCACAGAGATCGCAAAGCTCTTGTCTCCACATTTTCCTAAGTCTGTCTGA
- the LOC106344958 gene encoding uncharacterized protein LOC106344958 produces the protein MSRKPNAKAVVSSEASAKTHEVMFFKDVKFGPQEGELRFRLIHFWEARNAIKKVLIGIEMLLIDEQGTVIQGFIPSGRIDTYLPHMISSSIYRLTNFYGSMSKTVYRVAEPIVTITFSWTSVLSLFEDSSVRFPEDRFRFHGYEEFEAGCDLGGDLYDYVGHIKLVGEQALTDGLVLDEVEIASSRRILIHVQTHDGPVMKLYLWDKAATDFCKKFKAHGNTPSVILVTTVNPKRFGGALTLSSLSSSSVFLDLDVQPTRDYLTWLDSNSDVANRVNPDIVTKAETVTIGELFSYIKHEGSKVAWFECTATIDDVVHGCAWYYISCGGCKTKATKGPTTLMCKKCGKAEVAGVADVGDDHIVPVPQALIDTIGQTRKFVVKVSKHNLEGKTQALTVTKVLPLEATAPDGNLEENVIVPAVEETLQMGKRVDGPSSEHEDSVDEAVKRSFDRDESGEAKRTKCG, from the exons ATGTCGAGAAAGCCAAACGCCAAGGCTGTTGTGAGCTCTGAAGCCTCGGCCAAAACCCATGAAGTGATGTTCTTCAAAGATGTCAAATTTGGTCCACAAGAAGGCGAGCTAAGGTTTCGTCTGATCCATTTTTGGGAGGCTCGAAACGCAATTAAGAAGGTGCTTATCGGTATAGAGATGCTACTTATTGATGAACAG GGTACTGTGATCCAAGGATTCATCCCATCAGGAAGGATTGACACCTATTTGCCACACATGATCTCCAGTTCCATTTACAGACTCACTAATTTTTATGGGTCTATGAGCAAGACTGTGTACCGGGTTGCTGAACCAATCGTGACCATTACTTTCTCATGGACCTCTGTCCTCTCTCTTTTTGAGGACAGTTCGGTTCGTTTTCCTGAGGACCGGTTCCGGTTCCATGGGTATGAAGAGTTTGAAGCAGGCTGTGACCTCGGAGGGGATCTTTATG ATTATGTTGGTCACATAAAACTGGTGGGTGAACAGGCTCTGACTGACGGTCTTGTGCTTGATGAAGTCGAGATAGCTTCCTCTCGGCGTATTTTGATTCATGTCCAGACACATGA TGGTCCTGTGATGAAGCTCTACCTATGGGACAAGGCTGCTACAGACTTCTGTAAGAAGTTTAAAGCGCATGGAAACACTCCGAGTGTTATTCTGGTGACTACTGTAAACCCGAAACGGTTTGGAG GCGCTCTAACTCTCTCCTCCCTATCATCCTCCAGTGTCTTTCTTGACTTGGACGTTCAGCCAACCAGAGATTATCTGACTTG GTTGGATTCAAACTCAGATGTTGCTAACAGGGTTAATCCCGACATTGTGACTAAGGCAGAGACGGTTACAATAGGGGAGCTGTTCTCCTACATCAAGCATGAAGGATCAAAG GTTGCTTGGTTTGAGTGCACAGCCACCATTGATGATGTTGTGCATGGTTGTGCATGGTATTATATTTCCTGCGGTGGGTGCAAGACGAAGGCGACAAAAGGGCCTACTACGCTTATGTGTAAGAAATGTGGGAAAGCTGAAGTTGCCGGTGTTGCAGA CGTAGGAGATGATCACATAGTCCCGGTGCCACAGGCTCTGATTGATACCATTGGGCAAACTCGCAAGTTCGTTGTTAAGGTTTCAAAACACAATTTGGAAGGTAAGACCCAAGCTTTGACTGTTACAAAGGTGCTCCCTCTTGAAGCTACAGCACCTGATGGCAACTTAGAAGAGAATGTGATTGTTCCTGCGGTTGAAGAGACCTTACAGATGGGTAAGCGTGTGGATGGTCCTTCCAGTGAGCATGAAGATTCCGTAGATGAAGCGGTGAAAAGGAGTTTTGATAGGGATGAGTCAGGAGAAGCTAAGCGTACCAAATGTGGCTAA
- the LOC106344959 gene encoding malate dehydrogenase, chloroplastic-like — MKRTKMSAKKNTQEEGSSQREKQRPKKWDKSDTTHYNNMKKVAVPATQLACPETMTILGIKTDIEGLFQKMGLGQLCNLNEPTYPELVRQFIASAYVTRPDDSHQEGFLAFVVQKVYYEVTFTDLCGLFGLSAGERTSGLYWTSELLNFWETIGTGVYRSSQAKESLIRSPVLRYATRLIGSLLYGTTTAASVTQWELCLLYQGVRHLLPAFGNSTFPPATAFNMGAVLAANLAGYKGKVTKKKSNACGFGAVITRILRHVGVDCKNQEVALDRSNNIAWNYLDVISLVSKEFIAGPHSRIHRDGPLQELPPNAKSLRGSVMKSQSTDTKPYGLNINASYKVAVLGAAGGIGQPLSLLIKMSPLVSTLHLYDIANVKGVAADLSHCNTPSQVRDFTGPAELADCLKDVNVVVIPAGVPRKPGMTRDDLFNINAGIVKTLVEAVADNCPNAFIHIISNPVNSTVPIAAEVLKKKGVYDPKKLFGVTTLDVVRANTFVSQKKNLKLIDVDVPVIGGHAGITILPLLSKTKPSVSFTDEEIEKLTLRIQNAGTEVVDAKAGAGSATLSMAYAAARFVESSLRALDGDGDVYECSFVDSTLTDLPFFASRIKIGRNGVEAVIESDLQGLTEYEQKALEALKPELKASIEKGVAFANKPAN, encoded by the exons ATGAAGCGCACGAAAATGTCAGCAAAGAAGAACACACAAGAAGAGGGTTCGTCTCAGCGAGAGAAGCAAAGGCCAAAGAAGTGGGATAAGTCTGATACCACCCACTACAACAACATGAAGAAGGTAGCCGTTCCGGCCACACAACTAGCATGTCCTGAGACGATGACAATATTGGGAATCAAAACAGACATTGAAGGACTGTTCCAGAAAATGGGTCTAGGCCAACTATGCAACCTCAACGAACCCACTTATCCGGAGTTGGTACGCCAGTTCATAGCATCCGCATACGTCACCCGTCCCGATGATAGCCATCAGGAAGGTTTTCTGGCATTCGTAGTGCAGAAAGTATACTATGAGGTAACTTTCACAGACCTCTGCGGACTATTTGGATTGAGTGCAGGGGAGAGGACATCTGGTCTTTATTGGACTTCAGAGCTGTTGAACTTCTGGGAAACGATTGGCACAGGGGTTTATAGATCTTCTCAGGCAAAGGAGTCACTTATCCGGAGCCCAGTACTGAGATATGCCACACGCCTCATTGGCTCATTGCTATACGGGACAACCACAGCCGCATCAGTCACGCAATGGGAGTTGTGCCTCCTGTACCAAGGTGTGAGGCATTTGCTACCGGCATTTGGAAACTCTACATTCCCACCTGCTACTGCCTTCAACATGGGAGCGGTGCTGGCCGCAAACTTAGCAGGATACAAGGGGAAAGTAACCAAAAAAAAGAGCAATGCATGTGGATTTGGTGCAGTGATTACTCGGATCCTTAGACATGTGGGTGTAGACTGCAAGAACCAGGAGGTAGCACTGGACAGATCGAACAACATTGCTTGGAACTACCTGGATGTCATTTCTCTAGTAAGTAAGGAGTTCATAGCTGGTCCCCACTCGAGGATCCATCGGGATGGTCCTT TGCAAGAGCTTCCACCGAACGCCAAGTCTCTCCGCGGTTCCGTAATGAAATCCCAATCAACCGACACGAAGCCGTACGGATTGAACATCAACGCTTCCTACAAAGTGGCGGTCCTCGGTGCTGCCGGAGGGATCGGTCAGCCTCTGTCACTTCTCATCAAAATGTCTCCTCTCGTCTCCACCCTCCACCTCTACGATATCGCCAACGTCAAGGGAGTCGCCGCTGATTTGAGCCACTGCAACACTCCCTCTCAGGTTCGTGATTTCACCGGACCGGCTGAGCTGGCTGATTGTTTGAAAGATGTCAACGTCGTTGTCATCCCTGCTGGTGTGCCGAGAAAGCCCGGTATGACCCGTGACGATCTCTTCAACATCAACGCCGGTATAGTGAAGACGCTTGTTGAGGCTGTCGCTGATAACTGTCCTAACGCGTTCATCCACATCATCAGCAACCCTGTTAACTCCACCGTCCCCATTGCTGCTGAGGTGTTGAAGAAGAAAGGTGTCTATGATCCCAAGAAGCTCTTTGGTGTCACCACTTTGGATGTTGTGAGGGCTAACACCTTTGTTTCTCAGAAAAAGAACTTGAAGCTCATCGATGTCGATGTTCCCGTCATCGGTGGCCACGCTGGAATCACCATTCTGCCTCTTCTATCGAAGACCAAGCCTTCTGTCAGCTTCACTGACGAAGAGATCGAGAAACTCACTCTGAGGATTCAGAACGCTGGAACCGAGGTTGTGGATGCCAAGGCGGGTGCTGGCTCGGCTACTTTGTCTATGGCGTACGCTGCAGCGAGATTTGTGGAGTCGTCTCTTCGTGCTCTTGACGGAGATGGAGATGTTTACGAGTGCTCGTTCGTGGACTCCACTCTCACTGATCTTCCTTTCTTTGCATCACGGATCAAGATTGGGAGGAACGGAGTTGAAGCTGTGATTGAGTCTGACCTCCAAGGGCTGACTGAGTATGAGCAGAAGGCACTAGAAGCTCTTAAGCCAGAACTGAAAGCTAGCATCGAAAAGGGTGTTGCATTCGCAAACAAACCTGCTAACTAA
- the LOC106344960 gene encoding betaine aldehyde dehydrogenase 2, mitochondrial-like gives MEGCRLGPVVSKGQYERVVKFVSNARKEGATVLCGGARPGHFKKGYFVEPAIISNVTTSMEIWRDEVFGPVLCVKTFSTEDEAIQLANDSQYGLAGVVLSNDLERCDRVSKAFEAGIVWVNCSQPCFCQAPWGGTKRSGFGRELGEWGLGNYLSVKQVTQYISDEPWGWYKPPSKL, from the exons ATGGAAGGCTGTAGGCTTGGTCCTGTTGTCAGCAAAGGACAG TACGAGAGAGTAGTGAAGTTTGTCTCAAACGCTAGGAAGGAAGGTGCAACTGTCCTCTGCGGAGGAGCTCGTCCTGGG CATTTTAAAAAGGGTTATTTTGTTGAACCTGCTATAATTTCAAATGTGACTACTTCAATGGAAATCTGGAGAGATGAAGTATTTGGTCCTGTTCTCTGTGTCAAAACATTCTCCACTGAGGATGAGGCAATACAGCTGGCAAATGACTCCCA ATATGGATTAGCAGGCGTTGTATTATCAAATGATCTGGAGAGGTGTGATCGCGTTAGTAAG GCATTCGAGGCGGGTATTGTGTGGGTCAACTGTTCTCAGCCATGTTTCTGTCAAGCTCCATGGGGTGGAACCAAACGCAGTGGTTTTGGCCGTGAACTAGGAGAATG GGGACTTGGGAACTACTTGAGTGTGAAGCAGGTGACGCAGTATATATCTGATGAACCATGGGGATGGTACAAACCTCCTTCCAAGCTTTAA